From the genome of Spinacia oleracea cultivar Varoflay chromosome 2, BTI_SOV_V1, whole genome shotgun sequence, one region includes:
- the LOC130466730 gene encoding uncharacterized protein isoform X2, with amino-acid sequence MRRGFMCQSPASMAFGCMPDDVIVPRKHQQHEHGRMKNVKYSRVVESSEEKRLLLLKRRDGFNHNRNLKAHAHAHAHAHAHAHAHAHAHAYQLPIKTKSLQINSSTSPLLFQVVVLRVSLHCQGCAAKVKKHLSTMEGVTSFTIDLETKRVTVRGHVSPSGLLQSISKIKRAEFWTS; translated from the exons ATGAGGAGAGGGTTTATGTGCCAATCGCCGGCGTCTATGGCTTTCGGGTGTATGCCGGATGATGTCATCGTGCCACGTAAGCATCAGCAGCATGAGCATGGGAGAATGAAGAATGTTAAGTATTCTAGGGTTGTTGAATCATCAGAAGAAAAAAGGTTGTTGTTATTAAAAAGGAGAGATGGATTTAATCATAATCGTAATCTTAAAGCTCATGCTCATGCTCATGCTCATGCTCATGCTCATGCTCATGCTCATGCTCATGCTCATGCTTATCAACTTCCGATTAAAACCAAGTCTTTGCAAATCAATTCCTCCACTTCACCTCTTCTTTTTCAG GTAGTGGTCCTAAGAGTCTCTCTCCATTGCCAAGGATGTGCCGCTAAAGTCAAGAAACATTTATCAACAATGGAAG GGGTAACATCCTTCACCATAGACTTGGAAACCAAGAGGGTTACAGTTAGGGGCCATGTTTCACCATCAGGACTCCTTCAAAGCATCTCCAAGATTAAGAGGGCCGAGTTCTGGACATCCTGA
- the LOC130466730 gene encoding uncharacterized protein isoform X1 has translation MRRGFMCQSPASMAFGCMPDDVIVPRKHQQHEHGRMKNVKYSRVVESSEEKRLLLLKRRDGFNHNRNLKAHAHAHAHAHAHAHAHAHAHAYQLPIKTKSLQINSSTSPLLFQVVVLRVSLHCQGCAAKVKKHLSTMEAGVTSFTIDLETKRVTVRGHVSPSGLLQSISKIKRAEFWTS, from the exons ATGAGGAGAGGGTTTATGTGCCAATCGCCGGCGTCTATGGCTTTCGGGTGTATGCCGGATGATGTCATCGTGCCACGTAAGCATCAGCAGCATGAGCATGGGAGAATGAAGAATGTTAAGTATTCTAGGGTTGTTGAATCATCAGAAGAAAAAAGGTTGTTGTTATTAAAAAGGAGAGATGGATTTAATCATAATCGTAATCTTAAAGCTCATGCTCATGCTCATGCTCATGCTCATGCTCATGCTCATGCTCATGCTCATGCTCATGCTTATCAACTTCCGATTAAAACCAAGTCTTTGCAAATCAATTCCTCCACTTCACCTCTTCTTTTTCAG GTAGTGGTCCTAAGAGTCTCTCTCCATTGCCAAGGATGTGCCGCTAAAGTCAAGAAACATTTATCAACAATGGAAG CAGGGGTAACATCCTTCACCATAGACTTGGAAACCAAGAGGGTTACAGTTAGGGGCCATGTTTCACCATCAGGACTCCTTCAAAGCATCTCCAAGATTAAGAGGGCCGAGTTCTGGACATCCTGA